Part of the Paenibacillus sp. JNUCC32 genome is shown below.
GGAGGACACCACCCATGAGCATCAAAGTGCTGATAGCCGAGGACCAGCGAATGCTGCGCGGCGCTCTGGCTTCCTTGCTTGATTTTGAAGACGATATCGATGTGATCGGTCAAGCCGGCGACGGCGAGGAAGCCCTATCGCAGATTGCCATCCATCAACCGGATGTTTGCTTGCTGGATATCGAAATGCCTGTGCGCAGCGGCCTCGAGGTGGCGGAGGAAGTAAAGCGGCGCGGGTATGCCAGCCGGGTTATCATCCTGACTACGTTCGCCAGGCCCGGTTATTTCGAGCGGGCCGTACAGGCCGGCGTCCAGGGCTACCTGCTCAAGGACGAGCCCAGCGAACGGCTGGCGGAAGCCATCCGGAGAGTGATGGATGGGCGCCGGGAAGTTTCCCCTGAACT
Proteins encoded:
- a CDS encoding response regulator transcription factor, which translates into the protein MSIKVLIAEDQRMLRGALASLLDFEDDIDVIGQAGDGEEALSQIAIHQPDVCLLDIEMPVRSGLEVAEEVKRRGYASRVIILTTFARPGYFERAVQAGVQGYLLKDEPSERLAEAIRRVMDGRREVSPELVFGTLSGAGANPLTEREREVLRLAADGNSSNDIAAKLHLSYGTVRNYMSEILSKLNAKNRIEAISLAEEKGWI